The proteins below come from a single Halobacillus salinarum genomic window:
- a CDS encoding GNAT family N-acetyltransferase: MLIRYKKSFEKIAMGLLSFMPEEKDVKKLQETIREYETNDNWHLFLWKEEDILGTVGVRLHGNDAVIQHVSVNPSHRNLGIGRKMIQKAKEHFENDYHVCADEATESFVEKCESGSASSQV; the protein is encoded by the coding sequence ATGTTAATAAGATATAAAAAATCGTTTGAAAAAATAGCTATGGGTCTTCTTTCCTTTATGCCTGAGGAAAAGGATGTAAAAAAACTTCAGGAAACAATAAGGGAATATGAGACCAACGACAATTGGCACTTATTTCTCTGGAAAGAAGAAGATATTCTTGGGACTGTAGGCGTTCGTCTGCACGGAAACGATGCAGTTATTCAGCACGTTTCCGTTAACCCCTCCCATCGCAATTTGGGAATTGGGAGAAAGATGATTCAGAAAGCTAAGGAACATTTTGAAAATGATTATCACGTATGTGCAGATGAAGCCACAGAATCGTTTGTGGAGAAATGCGAGTCAGGCAGTGCGTCGTCACAAGTATAG
- a CDS encoding segregation/condensation protein A, whose protein sequence is MTKSYQVKVEGFEGPLDLLLHLINRYEIDIYDIPVAEITTQYMQFIHTMQELELDIASEYLVMAASLLAMKSQMLLPNPVVDEELEEELEEDPREELMRRLIEYRKYKQAAESLKKKEIDANRIYTRPVMSHEESKDGYPPVKPGEANVFDLIQAMSKLMVKREDRPAPNAKVQRDEIPIQTRMDEILDQVKSSRSGTPFFQLFQNRTRSQVVVTFMALLELMKSKDVVCIQQQHFDELVVYNMEDE, encoded by the coding sequence ATGACGAAAAGCTATCAAGTAAAAGTTGAGGGTTTTGAAGGTCCTCTGGACTTATTACTTCATTTAATTAACAGGTACGAAATAGATATTTATGATATACCCGTTGCAGAAATTACTACTCAATATATGCAGTTCATTCACACCATGCAGGAATTGGAACTGGATATTGCCAGTGAGTATTTAGTGATGGCGGCAAGTCTGTTAGCTATGAAAAGTCAAATGCTGCTGCCTAACCCTGTGGTGGACGAGGAATTGGAAGAAGAGTTAGAAGAAGACCCGCGGGAAGAATTGATGCGTCGTTTGATCGAATATAGAAAATATAAACAAGCAGCTGAATCGTTAAAGAAAAAAGAAATTGATGCTAATCGGATTTATACGAGACCTGTCATGAGCCATGAAGAATCGAAAGATGGATATCCTCCTGTGAAGCCAGGAGAAGCCAATGTTTTTGACCTTATTCAGGCGATGAGTAAGCTTATGGTTAAGAGGGAAGACCGTCCTGCTCCTAATGCTAAAGTCCAAAGAGATGAGATTCCTATCCAGACGAGAATGGATGAGATCCTGGACCAAGTGAAAAGCAGCCGCAGTGGAACGCCATTTTTCCAGCTTTTCCAAAATCGAACCCGTTCCCAAGTTGTCGTAACGTTCATGGCATTGCTTGAACTTATGAAAAGTAAGGACGTCGTTTGTATCCAGCAGCAGCATTTTGACGAACTAGTGGTGTATAACATGGAGGATGAATGA
- a CDS encoding DUF309 domain-containing protein: MYPDAYIDYLAHFHGTRDYFECHEVLEDYWKATDPKNRQSVWVLLIQIAVSLYHYRRGNIKGAEILINRSIKKLEHNQRQLRGLGLDEKILEKQLKKIQEQILSSEPYVSIQLPINDRELLNKTIQRCYQWNVTFYSTSDLSNPELVDKHKRRK; the protein is encoded by the coding sequence ATGTATCCTGATGCTTATATTGATTACCTTGCCCATTTTCATGGAACTAGAGATTACTTTGAATGTCATGAAGTACTTGAAGATTATTGGAAAGCTACAGATCCAAAAAACCGTCAATCCGTCTGGGTTCTTCTTATACAGATTGCTGTAAGTCTTTACCATTATCGCAGAGGGAATATAAAAGGGGCAGAAATTCTCATTAATAGGTCTATAAAGAAGCTTGAACATAATCAAAGACAGCTCCGCGGCTTAGGCCTGGATGAAAAAATTCTTGAGAAACAATTAAAAAAAATACAAGAACAAATTCTTTCTTCTGAGCCTTATGTAAGCATTCAGCTGCCTATCAATGATCGTGAATTACTGAACAAAACAATCCAACGCTGTTATCAGTGGAACGTCACGTTTTATAGTACGAGTGACCTCTCCAATCCCGAGCTGGTGGATAAACACAAAAGAAGAAAATAG
- a CDS encoding pseudouridine synthase yields the protein MMEKKERLQKVIANAGVTSRRKAETLIEDGKVKVNGEVIRELGTKVSSNDEVEVEGVPLTKEAPVYYLLYKPRGVISSVKDDKGRKVVTDYLPEVEERIFPIGRLDYDTSGLILLTNDGEFANLLMHPKHEVDKIYIAKTKGIPSKEQLLKLKQGITLDGEYMKAVHAKLVSADSKKNTAIIQVVLHEGKNRQIRKMFENLGFPIDKLKREKYGQLDLKGLNAGDCRPLKPHEVKQLRQLAEKNVK from the coding sequence ATGATGGAAAAAAAAGAGAGACTGCAGAAAGTTATTGCCAATGCAGGTGTAACTTCACGACGCAAAGCTGAAACGCTTATAGAAGATGGGAAAGTAAAAGTAAACGGAGAAGTTATCAGGGAGCTTGGAACGAAGGTTTCCTCGAACGATGAAGTAGAAGTGGAAGGGGTTCCGCTGACGAAGGAGGCGCCCGTTTACTACTTGCTGTATAAGCCTAGAGGCGTTATTTCAAGCGTAAAGGATGATAAAGGAAGGAAGGTCGTCACGGATTATCTTCCTGAAGTTGAAGAGAGGATTTTTCCGATAGGCAGACTGGATTATGATACATCAGGTCTGATCCTATTAACGAATGACGGCGAATTCGCCAATTTATTAATGCATCCGAAACATGAAGTGGATAAAATTTATATTGCGAAAACGAAGGGGATTCCTTCAAAAGAGCAGCTTTTAAAGCTTAAACAAGGCATTACTTTAGATGGGGAATATATGAAAGCTGTTCATGCTAAGTTAGTTTCCGCAGACAGCAAGAAAAACACTGCGATTATCCAAGTAGTTCTGCACGAAGGAAAGAACAGACAAATCCGCAAAATGTTTGAAAATCTCGGGTTCCCTATAGACAAACTTAAGAGGGAAAAATACGGTCAGCTGGATTTAAAAGGGTTAAATGCGGGAGACTGCCGTCCATTGAAACCACATGAAGTTAAACAGCTGCGCCAGCTCGCAGAGAAAAATGTTAAATAA
- the resA gene encoding thiol-disulfide oxidoreductase ResA — MKEKTFKKKRKRLIFRAVLLVVMAGLVVFAIFSSRNDDKQVIAKGEKAPNFQLEKFGSDGETLALEDLKGKGVMINFWATYCPPCKEEMPYFEQVYSKYKDKGVEFVTVNLDSTDLVVQKFINKYQLSFPVLRDKSGEVMDLYNVDNLPATLFVNKDGEIVDKVIGELTLDKLEGYLKEITPED; from the coding sequence ATGAAGGAAAAAACATTTAAGAAAAAACGAAAACGCTTAATTTTTCGTGCCGTTCTCCTTGTCGTTATGGCCGGCCTGGTTGTTTTTGCTATATTTTCAAGCCGGAATGACGACAAGCAAGTAATAGCAAAAGGGGAAAAAGCCCCAAATTTCCAGCTTGAGAAGTTTGGATCTGATGGGGAAACACTTGCCCTCGAGGACCTTAAAGGGAAAGGCGTAATGATTAATTTTTGGGCGACGTATTGCCCGCCGTGCAAAGAGGAAATGCCTTATTTTGAACAAGTATATTCGAAATATAAAGATAAAGGCGTTGAATTTGTTACAGTTAATTTAGACTCCACCGATCTCGTCGTACAGAAATTTATTAATAAGTATCAATTATCATTTCCTGTACTGCGTGACAAGAGTGGAGAGGTTATGGATCTTTATAACGTGGACAACCTGCCTGCTACTTTATTTGTTAATAAAGATGGGGAGATTGTCGATAAGGTTATAGGTGAGCTGACGCTGGATAAATTAGAAGGCTATTTAAAGGAAATTACACCTGAGGACTGA
- the resB gene encoding cytochrome c biogenesis protein ResB, translating into MNMITCECGHKNKEGTVLCEACGKPLNQNEAADGTNGSSLLNMRYDGSARRSQTYNRTWIDKIWNFFSSVKVGVWLIVLTLIASAIGTIFPQEMYIPSNVDPAAHYEDQYGILGKIYYQLGFHKLFSSWWYMVLLAMIGISIIIASIDRFVPLYKTLKHQKPKRHEQFMKKQRIFGQTEGTDIDIDLFKNQLKKQRFKIKEENGHIVAEKNRFARWGPYVNHIGLIIFLLGALLRFLPMMYTDDFIWVREGETAVVNGTDGKYYIKNKDFILDTYDEDDQRFKEALEKNGSPVPKNFQTNAVIYERTDPIVAGKEPELKEIKEAQARVNHPIKFGGYALYQASYQQDEFKSLTLKVHDKGNEDKDYGQFTVDLSEPKAEYNLDSGFKVAIEQYYPEYKMDSGEPVSKSKYPRNPAFVFKVYPPGNNSDPEVSFVGIGANIDATGENKYKLGLVNFDVRDVTGLTVRKDRTLPILALGGIIFMIGVMQGMYWNHRRIWLQPRKNGVWIAGHTNKNWFALRREITKVIDSTGITEPKDQQEMKG; encoded by the coding sequence ATGAACATGATTACTTGCGAGTGTGGACATAAGAATAAAGAAGGAACTGTGCTCTGTGAAGCATGCGGAAAGCCACTGAATCAGAACGAAGCGGCTGATGGAACCAATGGCTCTTCTTTGTTAAATATGAGATACGATGGAAGCGCCCGTCGTTCGCAAACTTACAACCGAACTTGGATTGATAAAATATGGAATTTCTTTTCTTCTGTAAAAGTTGGAGTGTGGCTCATTGTACTGACGCTGATTGCTTCAGCAATAGGAACGATTTTCCCACAGGAAATGTACATACCATCTAATGTAGATCCAGCAGCTCATTACGAAGATCAATATGGCATTTTAGGAAAAATTTATTACCAGCTTGGTTTTCATAAACTATTTAGTTCCTGGTGGTATATGGTCCTTCTGGCGATGATCGGTATTTCGATTATTATTGCCAGTATTGATAGGTTTGTCCCTCTGTATAAAACTTTGAAGCACCAGAAACCTAAAAGACATGAACAGTTCATGAAAAAGCAGCGGATATTCGGCCAGACAGAAGGCACGGACATAGATATTGATTTGTTTAAAAACCAGTTAAAGAAACAGCGGTTTAAAATAAAGGAAGAGAACGGTCATATTGTCGCTGAAAAAAACAGGTTTGCAAGATGGGGGCCATACGTTAATCATATTGGACTCATTATCTTTCTCTTAGGAGCGCTGCTTCGTTTTCTCCCTATGATGTACACCGATGATTTTATTTGGGTAAGAGAAGGAGAAACAGCTGTAGTCAACGGTACTGACGGCAAGTACTACATTAAAAATAAAGACTTTATCTTGGATACGTATGATGAAGACGATCAACGCTTCAAGGAAGCGCTCGAGAAAAACGGCAGTCCGGTACCGAAAAATTTTCAAACCAATGCCGTGATCTATGAAAGAACAGACCCCATTGTTGCAGGTAAAGAGCCAGAGCTGAAAGAAATAAAAGAAGCTCAAGCCCGCGTCAACCACCCTATTAAATTTGGCGGTTATGCGCTCTACCAGGCAAGCTACCAGCAGGATGAGTTCAAAAGCCTGACGCTGAAGGTCCATGATAAAGGGAATGAAGACAAAGATTATGGTCAGTTTACAGTGGATTTATCAGAGCCAAAAGCAGAATATAACTTAGACAGTGGATTCAAAGTTGCTATTGAACAATACTATCCGGAATATAAAATGGACTCTGGAGAACCAGTAAGTAAATCTAAGTATCCTAGAAACCCGGCTTTTGTATTTAAAGTCTACCCTCCAGGAAATAACTCGGATCCTGAAGTCAGCTTTGTAGGCATCGGTGCAAATATCGATGCCACTGGCGAGAACAAGTATAAGCTGGGTCTTGTTAATTTTGATGTCAGGGATGTAACGGGGCTGACTGTCCGGAAAGACCGGACTTTGCCAATTCTTGCTCTAGGCGGTATCATCTTCATGATAGGTGTCATGCAGGGCATGTATTGGAACCATAGGCGGATATGGCTTCAGCCTAGAAAGAATGGAGTGTGGATCGCCGGTCATACAAATAAAAACTGGTTTGCCCTCCGTCGTGAAATAACGAAGGTTATCGATAGCACCGGGATTACTGAACCTAAAGATCAACAGGAAATGAAGGGATAG
- a CDS encoding nucleoside recognition domain-containing protein: MVNLIWVFLAVSGILYAAFHGTMGEVNQAIFKTLDDSVMITISLAGVLVFWLGLMKIAEEAGLLNGLARLFRPIVTRIFPEIPKDHPALGYILSNMTANMFGLGNAATPMGLKAMKELKKLSKSDQASRSMITFLAINTSSLTLIPTTVIAIRMKYGSADPTSIVASTILATIISTMAALMIDRYFYYRRKRVSRQ, translated from the coding sequence ATGGTCAACTTAATCTGGGTGTTTCTGGCAGTGAGCGGAATCCTATATGCTGCCTTTCATGGAACGATGGGAGAGGTCAATCAGGCAATTTTCAAAACCTTGGATGACAGTGTGATGATTACGATCAGCCTTGCAGGTGTCCTTGTGTTTTGGCTCGGACTTATGAAAATAGCTGAAGAAGCGGGTTTGCTAAATGGATTAGCACGATTATTCAGGCCAATTGTTACACGTATTTTCCCTGAAATTCCTAAGGATCACCCGGCACTTGGTTATATTCTTTCCAATATGACAGCCAATATGTTTGGTCTTGGGAACGCAGCTACTCCTATGGGGTTGAAAGCGATGAAAGAGCTTAAAAAATTGTCCAAAAGTGACCAAGCAAGTAGATCAATGATTACCTTTTTAGCCATCAACACTTCTTCCCTTACGCTGATCCCAACTACTGTCATAGCCATTCGTATGAAATATGGATCAGCTGATCCCACGAGTATTGTAGCTTCAACAATACTGGCAACCATTATTTCAACGATGGCTGCGTTGATGATTGACCGTTATTTTTATTACCGAAGGAAACGAGTGAGCAGGCAATGA
- a CDS encoding spore maturation protein gives MISIWLIPGVILVVLVTATVKRIPAYEVFVEGSKEGLNIAVSLLPFLLGMMVSIAIFQASGAMNAVLSFLTPFTNLIGFPKEVLPLAIVRPISGTAALSMTTEVIRTFGPDSFIGQLASTMQGSTDTTLYIITVYFGAVGIKRMGDALKVGLLADLAGIIASVVIVTLLFS, from the coding sequence ATGATAAGTATTTGGCTCATTCCTGGAGTAATACTGGTCGTGCTTGTGACCGCGACTGTAAAGCGAATTCCTGCCTATGAAGTATTTGTAGAAGGAAGCAAAGAGGGACTGAACATCGCTGTTTCTTTACTTCCATTCCTGTTAGGTATGATGGTTTCTATCGCAATATTTCAAGCTTCTGGTGCCATGAATGCAGTACTCAGTTTTCTCACTCCCTTCACGAATCTGATCGGTTTTCCAAAGGAAGTCCTTCCCTTAGCTATCGTTCGTCCGATCTCAGGTACAGCTGCCTTAAGCATGACAACCGAAGTGATCCGTACATTCGGGCCGGATTCTTTTATCGGACAGCTCGCTTCAACGATGCAAGGCAGCACAGACACAACTCTGTATATCATTACTGTGTATTTCGGGGCTGTTGGAATAAAGAGAATGGGAGATGCATTAAAGGTTGGACTGCTGGCTGATTTAGCTGGTATAATAGCTTCAGTTGTCATCGTTACCCTCTTGTTTAGTTAG
- a CDS encoding D-alanyl-D-alanine carboxypeptidase family protein yields the protein MDAKSGRVLYEKDAYDSALIASTTKIMTAIIAIESGKLNERVNVSGRAVRTEGSSIYLTENEKIPLKDLVYGLMLRSGNDSAVAIAEHVGGSVEGFTYLMNEKAEWLGMEHTHFENPHGLDGESHYSSAYDLALLMSYAMKNKAFRDVTGSESYRSENRDYPWKNKNKLLTIYYDRTTGGKTGYTKKAGRTLVSTAEKDGMELVAVTLNAPDDWNDHQRMFEWGFENYSTYQLQKKGEVKANGEGYYLPRDIYFPLTKEEKEELQATFYRYQPNPVEDNLAGVREFMIGSTPILKAPVFHERPERSWQTEFLSFLQHMSGVSPWST from the coding sequence ATGGATGCGAAATCCGGCCGAGTATTGTATGAAAAGGATGCTTACGATTCTGCATTGATAGCTAGTACAACTAAAATAATGACAGCCATTATTGCAATAGAATCTGGAAAACTGAATGAACGAGTGAACGTAAGTGGACGAGCTGTTCGAACAGAGGGGTCTTCCATCTATTTAACAGAAAATGAAAAAATACCATTAAAGGACTTAGTTTATGGGTTAATGCTGCGTTCGGGTAATGATTCAGCAGTAGCGATTGCAGAACATGTAGGAGGAAGCGTCGAAGGATTTACTTATTTGATGAATGAGAAAGCCGAATGGCTCGGAATGGAACACACACATTTTGAAAATCCGCATGGCTTGGATGGCGAATCCCACTACTCGAGTGCTTACGACTTGGCGCTGCTCATGTCTTATGCCATGAAGAATAAAGCGTTTAGAGATGTCACTGGCAGTGAGAGCTATCGATCTGAAAATCGAGATTACCCTTGGAAAAATAAAAACAAGCTCTTAACAATTTACTATGATCGAACTACTGGAGGTAAAACCGGCTATACAAAAAAAGCTGGACGGACACTTGTGAGCACGGCTGAGAAGGATGGAATGGAACTGGTGGCAGTTACCCTGAATGCTCCAGATGACTGGAATGACCATCAACGCATGTTTGAATGGGGATTTGAAAACTATTCGACTTACCAGCTCCAAAAAAAAGGAGAAGTTAAAGCGAATGGAGAAGGCTATTATTTACCACGGGACATCTATTTTCCGCTGACGAAGGAAGAGAAAGAAGAGCTGCAGGCCACTTTTTACAGGTATCAGCCAAATCCGGTCGAAGATAACCTTGCAGGGGTCAGAGAATTTATGATTGGTTCTACCCCTATTTTAAAAGCCCCTGTTTTTCATGAGCGTCCTGAACGTTCATGGCAAACTGAATTTCTTTCTTTTCTTCAGCACATGTCGGGGGTGTCCCCATGGTCAACTTAA
- a CDS encoding site-2 protease family protein, which translates to MMILIRELLVFIFFAAPLGLFIHECGHVIPALCFRSDFSLISVGSGREIMKVRIGKLHFQCRLILFHGAYSLNERNEKFSLRERAIISICGPVMNAAGAAVLWMSSLVHISFSVYLFGLFNLYLALVNLVPFRIKGKSSDGYRFIQLICKSNEDTG; encoded by the coding sequence ATGATGATCCTTATCCGTGAGCTGCTCGTTTTTATTTTCTTCGCTGCTCCATTAGGATTATTCATTCACGAGTGCGGCCATGTTATTCCTGCATTGTGTTTCAGGTCAGATTTTTCCTTGATTTCGGTAGGAAGCGGACGAGAAATTATGAAAGTAAGGATTGGAAAACTTCATTTCCAATGCCGGCTTATTTTATTTCACGGAGCTTACTCGCTGAATGAAAGAAATGAAAAGTTCTCACTACGTGAAAGGGCGATTATCAGTATTTGCGGCCCTGTCATGAATGCGGCAGGTGCTGCTGTACTTTGGATGAGTTCTCTCGTTCACATATCTTTCAGCGTTTATTTGTTTGGATTATTCAATCTTTATCTGGCACTTGTTAACCTGGTTCCTTTTCGAATCAAAGGGAAAAGCTCTGACGGATACAGGTTTATTCAGCTGATTTGTAAGAGCAACGAGGATACGGGTTGA
- a CDS encoding DUF3907 family protein: MNDPDVKTQTAEVYTFLDDVSTELNSYLDRHSLADLLGEVGCQDPEYYRVVLKALRRLAVLSEEAKDSLYRLIEAPAFKKKSAERTLYRIYHKCIHEFFSPKEDPWYENSRAVYVGKSSLTYHDVPPESIQKLLVSLEERFHTIREELEYYGNDDLHLS; encoded by the coding sequence ATGAACGACCCAGATGTAAAAACACAAACAGCTGAAGTGTACACATTTCTTGATGACGTTTCCACCGAGTTGAATAGTTATTTGGACAGGCATTCGCTTGCAGATTTATTAGGCGAAGTTGGTTGTCAGGACCCTGAGTATTACCGGGTTGTATTGAAAGCTTTAAGAAGACTGGCTGTACTGAGTGAAGAAGCAAAGGATTCGCTTTACCGATTAATTGAAGCTCCTGCTTTTAAGAAAAAGTCTGCAGAGAGAACTTTATACCGTATTTATCATAAATGTATTCATGAATTTTTTTCACCTAAAGAGGATCCGTGGTATGAAAACAGTCGGGCTGTTTATGTCGGAAAAAGCTCGCTTACCTATCACGATGTCCCTCCAGAGTCCATTCAAAAGCTTCTGGTTTCTTTAGAAGAGCGATTTCATACTATTAGAGAGGAGCTTGAGTATTACGGTAACGATGATCTTCATTTGTCCTGA
- the lysA gene encoding diaminopimelate decarboxylase, with translation MKRDINQQGELQIAGVRAQELADLYGTPLYVYNVERIRENARAFIDTFNTYGVNAQVAYASKAFSSIAMLQVAKQEGLSLDVVSQGELHTALEAGFPRDKIHMHGNNKSVQELEMAIDSNIGCVVVDNFFEIHLLSQLLHEKNKHMDVLLRVTPGIEAHTHDYILTGQEDSKFGFDLSSGQAEKAFQQIAIEDRLHLKGLHCHIGSQIFETSGFTMATRKLFQTMAFWRENHGFIAEVLNLGGGFGIQYTKEDDPLDLNEYAHALITEVKKQSSELQYPMPEIWIEPGRAIVGDAGTSLYTVGSIKHIPQVRTYISVDGGMTDNIRPALYQAKYEAVLANKMHESIEQTYAVAGKCCESGDMLIWDVELPKVEHHDLLAMFSTGAYGYAMANNYNRFQKAAVVFVEQGRHQIVVRREDYREMTRLDCTYDYGEGNLI, from the coding sequence ATGAAGCGAGATATCAATCAGCAGGGGGAACTGCAAATTGCCGGTGTTCGTGCCCAGGAACTGGCTGATCTTTACGGTACACCCTTATACGTATATAATGTCGAAAGAATTCGTGAAAATGCCCGGGCGTTTATTGATACTTTTAACACGTATGGAGTGAATGCTCAAGTCGCATATGCAAGTAAAGCATTTTCATCGATTGCCATGCTCCAGGTAGCAAAACAGGAGGGACTGAGCCTGGATGTAGTTTCTCAAGGAGAATTACATACTGCACTTGAAGCTGGCTTTCCAAGAGATAAAATTCATATGCATGGAAATAATAAAAGTGTGCAGGAATTAGAGATGGCGATCGATAGCAATATTGGATGCGTTGTCGTTGATAACTTTTTTGAAATACATCTCTTATCCCAGCTCCTGCATGAAAAAAATAAGCATATGGATGTGCTTTTGCGAGTGACTCCTGGGATCGAAGCCCATACACATGATTACATCCTGACTGGCCAAGAAGATTCGAAATTTGGTTTTGATTTGTCAAGTGGACAGGCAGAAAAAGCCTTCCAACAAATAGCAATAGAGGACCGCCTTCATCTCAAAGGGCTCCACTGCCATATCGGTTCTCAGATTTTTGAAACAAGCGGGTTCACGATGGCTACGAGAAAATTATTTCAAACAATGGCTTTTTGGCGTGAAAATCATGGCTTTATCGCTGAAGTGTTAAACCTTGGCGGAGGCTTCGGAATCCAGTACACGAAAGAAGATGATCCATTGGATTTGAATGAATACGCTCATGCCCTTATCACAGAAGTGAAGAAACAATCTTCTGAACTCCAATACCCTATGCCGGAGATATGGATTGAACCAGGTCGGGCGATCGTTGGGGATGCAGGGACGTCTTTATACACCGTGGGTTCCATCAAACATATTCCTCAAGTGAGAACCTATATCTCAGTAGATGGAGGCATGACGGATAATATCCGCCCCGCTCTTTACCAGGCAAAATATGAAGCTGTGCTTGCAAATAAAATGCACGAATCCATTGAACAAACATATGCTGTCGCTGGAAAGTGCTGTGAATCTGGAGATATGCTAATATGGGATGTGGAACTTCCAAAAGTGGAACATCATGATCTGCTTGCAATGTTCAGCACAGGAGCGTATGGTTATGCTATGGCGAATAATTACAACCGCTTTCAAAAGGCGGCAGTTGTATTTGTGGAGCAGGGAAGGCACCAGATTGTAGTCAGGCGGGAAGATTATCGCGAAATGACTCGTTTAGATTGTACTTATGATTATGGAGAGGGGAACTTAATATGA
- a CDS encoding peptidylprolyl isomerase, with the protein MKQATIQFENGEQMDIELYDEAAPNTVANFEKLANSEFYDGLTFHRVIPDFVIQGGCPKGNGTGGPGYTIKCETEGNPHKHERGTLSMAHAGKDTGGSQFFVCHSPQPHLDGRHTVFGKVTDGVEIVDRVSPGDVMQKVRVEDK; encoded by the coding sequence ATGAAGCAAGCAACCATTCAATTTGAAAATGGGGAGCAAATGGATATTGAACTTTACGACGAAGCCGCACCTAATACAGTGGCAAATTTTGAAAAATTAGCTAACAGTGAATTTTATGATGGACTCACATTTCACCGGGTAATCCCGGACTTTGTTATTCAAGGAGGCTGTCCAAAAGGAAATGGAACAGGCGGCCCTGGGTACACGATCAAATGTGAAACCGAGGGAAATCCTCATAAACACGAGCGTGGTACGCTTTCCATGGCTCATGCTGGGAAAGATACGGGAGGCAGTCAGTTTTTTGTCTGCCATTCTCCCCAGCCTCACCTCGATGGCCGCCATACAGTTTTCGGGAAAGTCACAGATGGCGTGGAGATCGTCGATCGGGTCAGCCCAGGAGATGTCATGCAAAAGGTGAGAGTTGAAGACAAATAA